The Spirulina subsalsa PCC 9445 region GATAGGGTATCTGCAATTAGGAGCGATCGCCTGGACTAGGAAATCTAAATTAATTTTATAGATTGCCATACAGAATTGCTTGACGAGCAGAATATTTGCTATAAATAATAGTATATCCCTTCTGTATATACCGAGTGACCAATGGACACGGCAAAGCTGTTTATGAGCGGCAATAGTCAGGCGGTGCGCTTGCCTAAGAGTTACCGCTTTTCTGGAGATGAAGTGGTGATTAAACGATTGGGCAATGCGGTTGTCCTGCTGCCGAAAGAAGACCCCTGGCAAGTGATGTTTGATGCCCTTCAGGAGTTTCCAGAGGATTTGCAAATTGAGCGCGATCGCTCCCTACCGATGGAACGAGAGCAAATTGTATGAAAATTTTGCTTGATACGGATATTTGTATCTATACAATTAATCGTAAAAACCCCAAACTTTTAGAACGTTTGCGCTCATATTCCATCGGTGAAGTTAGTATATCAGCAGTTACTTACCCTAACACACCCTACCCCAAAGCTACTGAAACAAGCCCTAATTAGGGAAGTTAAATTAAGCACCATCAGATTCTAATTTTGGTGCAATCCAAACATCCAGTGCCATTTGAGAGAGTCGGTCTGCTCGTTGGCAAATAGCATTTTCATC contains the following coding sequences:
- the vapB gene encoding type II toxin-antitoxin system antitoxin VapB — its product is MDTAKLFMSGNSQAVRLPKSYRFSGDEVVIKRLGNAVVLLPKEDPWQVMFDALQEFPEDLQIERDRSLPMEREQIV